The nucleotide window cattaaaattgaCAGATGTTGTTATCTTAGTTCTCTACAGTTCTGAGGGTCCAAGAGAGAAGATGGAGGATTCCATTGTTGTCATCTGCAGGAGTCTGGATTTTTTACGCCCGAGGGTGGAGGAGTCAGGAGGCGTTGTTCCTTCTGAAGAGGCTCAGACTCAGATCACGGGCTAATTGTGGTTGTAGTTTCTGTTATTGCTGCTTAGTGGTGGCCTGTGTCATGGTGTCTTTTTTGGTTGTTTCTGTGTTGTGCCACTTCTTGTGgttgttttgttatttcttgttttgttcCCCTATGTCAGCAAGTGTGCTGATAGTGGGAGGCCTGTAGTTCTGTTttctcgtttttttttttttaattgaagtggtttattgACTTTTTAATATCATTGGTGATTAAGTTTGCACATTTTCTAACATTGAGGAGAGTGCCAATGTCATTAATTGAGAGCCACAACCCCTTTAGAAAGTGATCCacttattatttaacaaaaaaaattggatttttggCGCCACAAACCCTTTAGAAAGAtctcatctttgattttttcaTTCATACATTTCCTccatttcatatttcttttaattagttCTGTTTtcagtttagtttttttttatgtttgtagGCATATTTCCCACTATTCGTGATCTATCTCACTTcctcattttcatctttttgtttgatctcctaatgtgtttgttgttttttttttttgggttgtttccttggttttattataaatttgtggtttattgaatttgataaaaaaaatcctgGTTAATTAGCGATGGTCATCCAGGACGGTCTAATTGGCTTTCACCTGCAATTAATCCAAATGGGTTTATAGAGCAAATACCAACAATATCTTTCTTGACAGTGGACAAATAAATTGACCAAAATTATATCATGGGCGAGAGGTTAGGTACAACCCAAGCATAATGAATATAATATGTATCTATGTCATCATCTCTCACTGGGGTTTGACGCAGCGGATAATAAAAATCTTGGGAACCGAATAAGAAGCCAAAGTTCATCCGAGGATAATATAGAAAAATGTTcacatttcaaattttatttaaatcaaatcctCTACACTGTCAAATTGTTATCGGATGGGTTCAACAACTTAGTCAATTCTAGGATTATAGTGCGGTTGGCAATGTGTTCAGCAGtatgtactttttattttttaaaaaactaaaagaagggtatcgtattttattttatttcataaaaaggAGGACATCTAGTTGTGGTGCGACCAATGGGAGTATGTCGGAATTGTTCTCATTTCTCATCTCATTCATGCATGCCTTGTCACTTATATTTTCATGAGCAACAAATGATCAAGATATTTTATATGGGGCGCAAAACGGAGCAAAGTGCAGAAATGGGGAACAGTCTCACGTTGGTATATCAAGTGAAGTTGCAAGTTGTTTATGTGGTGTCtgagtgttaaaaaaaaaattgctttgtttggttttattgtattttatttttgcgtAGAGGGTCCCACAGGCCACAGAGTATTATTGTGCTTGTAAAAGCAATTGTAACATTTTCTCTGATCATCAAGTTGACGATGGCACTGAAGTTACTCCAAAGGCCAAATAGAAAGCTGAGAAACGGGGGCCTCTTAATGTCGAAAGCCTTAATTTCATGGAGGATGTAGACAAGAGACATACGCTCACAAGGTCACGAAAAAGGTTTGGTGGCTTGGGGCTGGGTTCATGAATCATGATCAAAGAAAGGATGTGCTTCCCCATCATATTCATGATTATTCATAATTCTCTGTGAAGAAGAGTGCAAGAGTGGCAAGCAAACACATGGCAAGGCATCAACCCTTGCAAAATTCACAGTGGTGGTTTTTCAAATTGGTGAAAAGTCAGTTGTACGCACTTGTAGAAAAATCAATATCGCCTTGAATGTTCTCCGTTTAGTAACCAATCATGTCCTTTCACCGTTTTCGTTCATGACGAGCGCAAATATACCTGCTTCTAAGTTCCGAGCAAAGGAGTTGGGACATGCTTCAGCAAAAAAAAGGAGAGTTGGGACATAACCCCCTGTGACGCTCCAGCCGCCTTTTCCACAACTGCTCCTAGGCTACTGCGCCCGTCCCATTCCCTGTGATCCTGTTcttcaaatcaatttttatacTCAAAACTCTCGCACGGTAAAAAGATGTGCAGTCCGGACTTCGGGCTTAGGCACACACCCCATCATAATATCTTACTTTAATTACACCACCACCAAGCCTTGTTGGGTCTTAtcattaattactaattaaccCAAACTCAgaaaagcagaaaaaaaaaaaacagacggACAAGACCCATCCAAGCCGGGCGTGCCACATCTTTAGATtttgatgataatatatatctttatgtGTTTGTATCTTCAAAAGTATCTTTTTAGGCTATGATCTAGACTGTATCCACTGCTCCCCTTTTCCATTCTGTAAATGTTAGCACAAAGCTGTTGGCCATCTTCCTCCGTGTCTCTAACACTAACCATTGGCAAGATTTATTTAAGCAGCCACACGCGCCTCCCTTGCTCAGTAACCGCACTCTCTCATATCTTCCAACTCTAAAGCCTTCCTTTTTGTGTGTTTTCCCCCCGGAGGAGATATCTTTAAGCTCCTTTATTAGCCATTTCCCCGTTTGGATATCTTCCATTTGAACTGAGACTTCTAATCTTCCCTGTTTTGCTAGTTCATATCTTCCCTGTTCTGAAGGAGCTGTCTttggtgtttttgtgttttgagaCTTTCAACTCAGAACATGTAAAACATTTGTTTCTGTTGATGCTCTGTTAGCCAATGCACTTCATCTTCTTGTTGCCGTTGATCTTGTTTTGAGTTTTCTGAGAAGCATCAGTCAACCCCAGTGATCATGGCCTTTCTCTGATTCTTTTCATTTGTAACGCCCCAACGCCCATGGATTTTCGCTAAATTTTTGCGTTGAGTTCCATGCTTTCTTCTCCTTAGATTCTGGCGATATTTTCTAGCAGATTACAACATGTAAAGTTTGCATTTTGTTGTTCTGTGAGGGTGCTTTTCTCAAAGGAGGTGAATTGCCAGCCATGGAGGAGTTCAAACATTCCTTACCGAGTCgctaattattttttcctttactGTTTCTTAACTTCGATTCATTGATACTATGAGAACAACCATTTCTCCAATAAGTTCTTCACTAGGCTTAGCGCAATTGTACATATAGATGCCTGAACAAGAAAATAGATTAGCACTAAGAGTTTTTCGTAACCAGGACGCACACTTTTAATTAGCCTGCATCTGATAGAAAGCATTATAACTAGTAGATATGGAGATGGTAATGATACAAGAGTAGGATCGATGTCCAACCTCGAGTTCCATGGGTATAgttgtgttttgtgtttttcttctaTTTAGCACCTTTCTCTCTTTGCTTTATTTGATCACATATCTCCACATATAATGTGACACCGAATTGGTACCTTTCCCTTGCATCCTTAATCTTTGCACAAAATAATCAACAGCTTAAGATCATGGAGGAGACCTTTGTTCCCTTTCGAGGGATTAAGAATGACTTGCAGGGTAGATGGCAATGTTACAGGCAGGACTGGGCTGGTGGTTTCAACTCTGGCTTAAGGTATCCACTCCCTCTTtaattagttttagttttttgtcATTTCCTTCTAAAAGagctttcttcttgttgttgttgatgatgatgatgatgatgatgatgatgatttcaaaatattgcatttttatGCAATGGTGTAACATTTAAGCTCTGTTATTTATTAGATATTGGTTctattctgaattttttttttttaatgtaatctCTGTCCTTTGAATTTGAGATTGATTCCTATGCTATGCTTTGGGCGGTTGGACCTGACAGGATCTTAGCTccaacaacatatatattttttgcttCTGCAATTCCTGTTATATCCTTTGGGGAGCAACTTGAGAGGAGCACAGGTATTcacttttagaaaaaaatgataacaaagaaaaagatttcGCTCATGTCCACAACTGAATCCTGAATCTCTGAGAACTAGTATCAGAATCTATCTCCTGGCTCTATAACTATCACAGATGGAACATTGACTGCTGTTCAAACACTCGCCTCAACTGCTCTATGTGGAATCATACACTCCATTGTTGGTGGTCAGCCCTTGCTTATACTAGGTGTTGCTGAGCCGACGGTTCTCATGTACACCTTCATGTTTGATTTTGCAAAAGACAGGCCAGACTTGGGGCACAAGCTTTTCTTGGCATGGACTGGATGGTAACGGACCAATTCTATCAATGCTAATAAATTTTcatgtgtttctttttaatctaATACCACTGAATTTTCAGGGTTTGCATGTGGACTGCATTTCTGCTCTTCATGATGTCTATATTGGGCGCTTGCTCTATTATCAACAGATTTACTCGCCTTGCTGGGGAACTATTTGGTTTACTTATAGCAATGCTCTTTATGCAACAAGCTATCAGAGTAAAGCTTTAGTCTTCTTCTAACGTTAGCAGATCATTCTTGGTATAGATTGAATAGCTATGAAATGCAACAGACCGTCCTTTAATTATTTCGGGGGAAATGAATGCTTATGGCACAAGAGCAAGCTGTGTCTTCTGAGTTTATCCAATAGAACTTTCTATACAGAGCATGGCTTTAGGATGGATAGTTAtttcctgattttttttataaaagcaaATTGTCAATATTTAGCTTTTTGCTACAACTgaagttctttttaaaataaatttaaatacacCTGCTGAAGcttttaaaattcatttcaGTGGGCAtgcattctattttgttttcttcccttGTTTCCTGTGCTTCTACTTCACTGCATCTTCCTTATTTTCATGACCCACTGGATATCGACATTTGTTTTTTAGCACCTCTACATAGATTTAACCGGTGTATTGCTCATTGACCATGGATTATCTCTATCAGGGTCTCATTGATGAGTTTCGCATACCAAAAAGAGAAAATCCTAAGCAAATTCAGTTTGTACCACCATGGAGATTTGGAAATGGAATGTTTGCATTAGTTTTGTCCTTTGGACTTCTGCTTACTGCTCTTAGGAGTCGCAAAGCAAGGTCATGGCGCTATGGAACAGGTAGCCATGCTAAATCTGCAAGGCTCTCCTCTTCTCTTGGAGAGTGACGTCTATTCCATTTTTGTCTTAAAGCTAGATTTCCAAACAAATGTACCTTGTGTAAGCATTGTTTTACGCTAATTGAAGGCTGAGGAAATGTTTCAGGTTGGCTACGTGGAGTTGTTGCAGATTATGGTGTACCATTGATGGTATTTGTTTGGACTACAATATCATATATACCTGTTAATAGTGTTCCAAGAGGGATTCCAAGGCGCCTTTTCAGTCCCAATCCATGGTCGGATGGTGCTTACTCAAATTGGACAGTTATCAAGGTTGATACTGAGATACTCCCTTATTTGGTGGTCATATTTTACTTATGGCTTGAAAGAACTCCAGTGGTTCTTCATGACATAATCTTTGAATCTTGATTATCAAAACTGCGTGCACATACAAATGCCTTCACTTGTTACTTATATTTGCTACATGCCACAGGGAGCTGATGATAACCAAAATAATTGCCTTGTTTGAGTCAAATCTTCTGCTCTTTAAAGTTTAACAGGATTTAATGCTTCCATTTTTAAGGAATTCACTTGATTGAGAACAGTCATCTGTCTTAAACCACATTTTGTATTGTCTTGTGATACAACACATACCCATTCTTTGTCCATTCAGAAGGCAAAAACTGAGTCTTTTACCTCTTACTCTTCAGTTTTCTTGTTTCTCTTGCGCAGGACATGTCAGATGTTCCACCAATTTATATAGTTGGTGCATTTATTCCAGCTACTATGATTGCAGTGCTCTATTATTTTGATCATAGTGTTGCATCTCAGCTTGCTCAGCAGCAGGAATTTAACTTAAAGAAGCCATCTTCTTACCATTATGACCTTCTCCTTCTGGGTTTCCTGGTATGGAATATGAATATAACTATGTTTCTGTGATgcggaaaaagaaaatttatttttcataattcatGCTTTGTGCTTACGGGCTTGAACTTCCAAATAAGAGGTCATTCTTTCCATTTGTTGCctatattatttcatttatctGAGGTTCCTAAGCACATAATCATTAAGATTTGTcccaatgtaaattttgttgacACATTGACTTTGAGTTGACTATCTTTTCTTTAGAGAGTTATTTCTTTGGTATAGGGCATATAAGTTGGAGATAGAAACTGGCTTATGGTATTGTCTTATCCCCGCTATCCTCGTTTTCAAAACTAATGATGTGTTTAATGGAGCAGACTATGTTATGTGGGCTCATTGGGGTTCCTCCTTCAAATGGTGTTATTCCACAATCTCCAATGCATACAAAAGGTTTGGCTACTCTGAAACACCAGGTACTCTCTATGGACAGATTCCATTTGAAGAATATCAGTGGCCTTTGATCTTGTAAATAAAATTGTTCTGTGGCAGATATTGCGTGACAAACTACTATCAACAGCGCGCAGAAGTATCAGCCAAAATTCAAGCTTGGGGCAGTTGTATGGAAGCATGAGAGATGCATATAATCAAATGCAGACCCCGTTAGTTTACCAAATTTCATCTACTATGGTAACTTAACTCAGCAGCAATTATAATGGCCTTTTATGGTGAAATGACTTTTTCTTTGCTTGTTCATCAACAGGGGCTCAAGGAGTTGAAAGAATCCACCATCCAAATGGCTTCAAGCAGTGGCTGCATAGATGCTCCTGTTGATGAGTCAGTATTTGATGTGGAGAAAGACATAGATGACCTACTTCATGTTGAGGTCAAAGAACAACGTCTCAGTAATCTACTCCAGGCTGTGATGGTTGCAGGTTGTGTTGCAGCAATGCCCCTTCTTAAAAAGATCCCCACATCAGTCCTCTGGGGCTATTTTGCCTTCATGGCAATTGAAAGCTTGCCAGGAAATCAGTTTTGGGAGAggatattattactttttactGCCCCCAGTCGAAGATACAAGTATGTTTGCCTTCAAGATCAACTTCAATTGAGTACTCTTTTTTTGCTGTTCCACATGGAAAAACTGGGAAAATTAAATTTAGCCATCAAATGCATGAGAGACCCTTAGATACATGTTGTTGTCTTGGTCTGAACTCAGCTTTGCATTCTTAGCACACAGGATCTTTGTGAACATTGTCTTAAAGGTTACGTACTTACATATAGGGGCCAGTAgaagaatttgaatttttgcTAAGACTTATTTTCCTTTTGGTATTGGAAGATAACCTTTGaatgcaataaattaaaaatgttccTAACGACATTGCTCAGACCTAGGGATACATGGAAATATTGATTATGTTCTAAGGAGACTTTCATAGATGAGGATTTGCAAATATAACTATCTATATAGTTCAGGGTAAAACTGATGAGGAAATGGGTTGGTCAGAGAAGTACATTTCATCATGTCATTGTACAATTGATTTTAGTCATTTCTGTGTATTTATTAAGGAGCCATTGCAGTTTCATGGAACTGGTTTTGCTTCTGTTAGAATCAAATGTTGCCTATCATTGTGTAGCCCCTTCTTCTCTAGGAAAATTTTGCAAtactattttttgttgtttgaagtTAACTATCTGCAATTGGAAATTCTATCAGGGTCCTGGATGAGTATCACGCAACATTTGTGGAGAGTGTGCCTTTCAAGGCAATTGCGATCTTCACTTTATTCCAGACAAGTTATTTGCTTTTATGCTTTGGTCTCACATGGATTCCTATTGCCGGGGTCCTCTTCCCGCTTCTGATCATGCTCTTAGTCCCAGTGCGGCAGTACATCCTGCCCAAATTCTTTAAAGGAGCTCATCTGACAGACTTAGATGCTGCGGTGTATGAAGAAGCACCAGCTTTGCCCTTCAACATTGATGTAAGTTCTAATATaaatatgatgaaataaaacTGTTTATATAAATTCATCTCATCTGGAAATGCCTGTTTGACAGGGTCAAGATCCTAGCCGGAGAGTAACAAGGAATGATCTTGCGGATGATGGAGAAATTTTTGATGAGATGATCACTAGAAGTCGTGGTGAGATCCGGCACACTCACAGCCCAAAGATAACGAGTTCAACTCCGACTTCATCAGTGGATTTGAAGTCCTTACACAGCCCAGTAATTTCAGAACGAACCGTCAGTCCTCAAATCAGTCAGTTGAGGGTTGGTGGGAGCCCGGGTTTTGGAACAAAAGGAAGAGAAGTCATGAAAACACCTAGTCCTTGGAGTCCTTTGGGAGAGAGTTCTCAGATGTCAAGAGCCAATTTGAATCCTCAACAGGACTCAAAGTCACTTAGCTAAAAGGTTTTCAGGTTTGTTCAGTGTCACTTTTAGATTGAGCTGTGAGACTGGTCATTGTTGATATTAGGTTGCCTGCTGGTTAACACTTTTACCATGGCAATACAATGGTGCCATTTATCATATATGTGTTTATATTGTATGGAACTGCATTATGGTTGGtttcttaataaaataatgGAACTCGAGGTTTGGACATGACATTAGGATGGTGTCATCTATTATGTAATATGTATGTGTTTATATTGTATGAGACAGCAttgtgttggtttttttttttaataatataaaggaACTCGGGGGGTCAACATGATATTTGGATAGTGTAATCTATTGTATATGTGTTTATATAGCCTGAAACGGCATTATGTTTGGtttcttaattaataatataatggAACTCAAGGTTTGAATAGATATTAAGGTATTGTAATCTATTATATGTGTGCTTATATTGCAAAGTTTATTTTCTATACTGCAAGGGGATCTGTTTTGAAACtgcattatggtttttttttgggaaagaggagcgggacgaacccactagagacccagggacgtgcacaagcctcggtggaataagtggggacggggccgtGCTCATGTGGGCGCtgaaaccacccgtacacatccactattcacaactcccagaaatgtgccctcagccgataatcgaactctcaccactcggtgagagatctatcggcgacccgtgtaccaatagacccgaaggtcgttggcgaAACTGCATTATGGTTGCTTCATGATAATATAATGTAACCCAGAGGTTTGAACATGATAtgtgtttcttgtgtttttttttatataatttaaaattgttgAGCACATATTTTCTGTAATTTATACTGTGAGAAAGGGGTGGAGATATAGCTTTCATTTGCTTgaaggaaaaataattaaaaaaaaaaaaggaattagaATGTGGTTATTTGATCATAAGAAGCACCTAGTTATATAACTTCAAGCTTGTCCTTGGTAGATGGcagaaaatcaatgctctatatGTGCAATCGAAAGAGGAAGCGATGACATTGTCTGACTATATGTATGTTTTCCTGGATATGCCTAAATGCCCTGCATTTGGTgttattcatgtattttatgGAGTTGAAAGATCCAATATTCACAATAAGTTTATAGTAAGATGCTCTAATATTCcctattattatataattcttcAAGCATTGTTTTTTACAGGAGGGATATCGAAATGAGCTGTGCATTATTATGAGCAAGTTAATTAAGGGTGACACTTTTGTCTATGTTGTTATTATTCTGTGCTTGCTTTTGACTACTAGGGCCCATTGCACAAGTGATTGGTGTCACTTTCCAACGCGAACTCACAATCAAGACTATATAGGGACAGAAATCTACAGCAGAGCTCTCTAAAGCCAAAAGCAAAAGCAACGTCTCTATGATTGTAATATAGGACTCCCAAAGGCCCATCTTCTTTGTTGTCTCACGCCACGCCACGCCATGGCAGGCAGCAaagatagagatagagatagagatagagatagagattTTCCCTGGCCTCacttgatgttgatgatgatggggaCGGGAGTGGGTGCTGTGCGGATGCAATGCATTACAGATAGAGATAGATTGATAGATAGACaccttttatatataataatcgcTAGCTGACATGATACTTTTGTCTTGGGTTGGGTTGCTGGAGGGACGTTGTTTTCAGGTTCCAGCGGCAGCGGATGgtatattaataatgaaatgGTGGAGGTGAAGAATAGATAGATAATAGACTAGtagtaatactaataataaaggAAAGCCGGCTCTGAAGCAACAAGCTCAAGCTCAGACAAAACAGAAGAGGTTGGATAGTAAACAATCATTAAACCAGGTGTTAGTTAGGATTAGAAAGACGGTTTTATAGTTTTCAGGAACAAATTCTGTGTGAGAATTAAGGCAACAGCCGTTTGGGGGTTGGTTTCCGTCCTTCCCCGCCTAGTCAGTCCTTGCATCTTTTGCGTTGGGGTTTTGACATTTTGTCTTGATCGGGTTTGGTTCGATTAAACCAAACAACCAAACCGGTTACAGACTACAGAGGATGAGAGGAGGCGGAATATTCAAGTCCTATGGTTGGCTTTATGCTGCTGTTGTGTCTCTCCTTGGTTGGTTGGTTGGGACTTGGTACCGCGGATGAAGAGGCCTCACTTCCTTCTCTTTGGAGATTCCATCACGGAGCAATCCTTCGGCCCGGCAGGATGGGGCGCTGCTCTCGCCAACACCTATTCACGCAAGgtctcttcttcatcatcttcttctttttcttcttctactacaaCTACTACTTTCGCAAGTGATCCATTTTGTTTGTCATCCAGATCCCCATT belongs to Dioscorea cayenensis subsp. rotundata cultivar TDr96_F1 chromosome 17, TDr96_F1_v2_PseudoChromosome.rev07_lg8_w22 25.fasta, whole genome shotgun sequence and includes:
- the LOC120280279 gene encoding boron transporter 1-like: MEETFVPFRGIKNDLQGRWQCYRQDWAGGFNSGLRILAPTTYIFFASAIPVISFGEQLERSTDGTLTAVQTLASTALCGIIHSIVGGQPLLILGVAEPTVLMYTFMFDFAKDRPDLGHKLFLAWTGWVCMWTAFLLFMMSILGACSIINRFTRLAGELFGLLIAMLFMQQAIRGLIDEFRIPKRENPKQIQFVPPWRFGNGMFALVLSFGLLLTALRSRKARSWRYGTGWLRGVVADYGVPLMVFVWTTISYIPVNSVPRGIPRRLFSPNPWSDGAYSNWTVIKDMSDVPPIYIVGAFIPATMIAVLYYFDHSVASQLAQQQEFNLKKPSSYHYDLLLLGFLTMLCGLIGVPPSNGVIPQSPMHTKGLATLKHQILRDKLLSTARRSISQNSSLGQLYGSMRDAYNQMQTPLVYQISSTMGLKELKESTIQMASSSGCIDAPVDESVFDVEKDIDDLLHVEVKEQRLSNLLQAVMVAGCVAAMPLLKKIPTSVLWGYFAFMAIESLPGNQFWERILLLFTAPSRRYKVLDEYHATFVESVPFKAIAIFTLFQTSYLLLCFGLTWIPIAGVLFPLLIMLLVPVRQYILPKFFKGAHLTDLDAAVYEEAPALPFNIDGQDPSRRVTRNDLADDGEIFDEMITRSRGEIRHTHSPKITSSTPTSSVDLKSLHSPVISERTVSPQISQLRVGGSPGFGTKGREVMKTPSPWSPLGESSQMSRANLNPQQDSKSLS